One window from the genome of Paramormyrops kingsleyae isolate MSU_618 chromosome 3, PKINGS_0.4, whole genome shotgun sequence encodes:
- the creb3l2 gene encoding cyclic AMP-responsive element-binding protein 3-like protein 2, with product MELLDGGEPFLHWDRNLSELSEPGDTDAVLYSTHFTELLDDISQEALLGQLLSDPFLSGHGEGTDAEEDLSPASPAPPHIQAEHSYSLSGDSRPQSPLSHLPSQGSDAGDSESDDWPMETEDKGLKMEPLMEEVPVLLPTLSLSLAPEGPADSPTLTRTAAHSQPAQVKVKEDGENLSPKIKLEPHEVDQFLNLSPKGLESLQLPPTPPSSHGSDSEGSLSPVRPCAPASPTQAQPSAALKAAPRASSSLSNSPLLTAPHKLQGSGPLMLTEEERRTLIAEGYPVPTKLPLSKAEEKALKKIRRKIKNKISAQESRRKKKEYMDALEKKVETCSNENSELRRKVETLECTNKSLLQQLHSLQAVVAGKVPRSCRVTGTQTSTCLMVLGLCFAVFLGSFYQGLGPCSSITSTGLSRDLSIQESYTATVKSRNLLGYEEHSALDEAPSGLAGDYPEHWDRQMDIMASWRAQQKQQQQVEEAERHRAELRPLEPFVHTNDTHGQEPILIDLHPHRSLERRENGSTKVIQLERTVNETS from the exons ATGGAGTTACTGGACGGCGGCGAGCCGTTCCTGCACTGGGACCGGAATCTCAGCGAGCTGTCGGAGCCTGGCGACACCGATGCCGTTTTATACAGCACG CACTTCACAGAGCTGCTGGATGACATATCCCAGGAGGCCTTGCTGGGCCAGCTGCTGAGCGACCCCTTCCTGTCCGGCCATGGTGAGGGCACAGATGCGGAGGAGGACCTGTCCCCAGCATCCCCTGCACCTCCCCACATCCAGGCGGAGCACAGCTATTCGCTCAGCGGGGACTCGCGCCCCCAGTCACCGCTGTCTCACCTGCCCAGCCAGGGAAGCGATGCGG GCGACTCTGAGAGTGACGATTGGCCCATGGAGACCGAGGACAAGGGCCTGAAGATGGAGCCGCTCATGGAGGAGGTGCCGGTGCTGCTGCCCACGCTGTCCCTCAGCCTGGCCCCCGAGGGCCCCGCCGACTCCCCGACTCTCACCCGGACAGCGGCGCACTCCCAGCCCGCGCAAGTCAAG GTCAAGGAGGATGGTGAGAATCTGAGCCCCAAGATCAAGCTGGAGCCTCATGAGGTGGACCAATTTCTCAACCTCTCCCCCAAAG gcctggagtctctccagctgccccccacgccccccagTTCCCATGGCAGTGATTCCGAGGGCAGCCTCAGCCCCGTACGCCCTTGTGCCCCTGCCAGCCCCACCCAGGCGCAGCCCTCGGCTGCCCTGAAGGCGGCACCACGCGCCTCCTCATCTCTGTCCAACTCGCCCTTGCTGACAGCCCCCCAT AAGCTGCAGGGCTCGGGGCCCCTCATGCTAACGGAGGAGGAGAGGCGGACCTTGATCGCGGAGGGCTACCCTGTGCCCACCAAGCTCCCCCTGTCCAAAGCTGAGGAGAAAGCCCTCAAGAAGATCCGCAGGAAGATCAAGAACAAG ATCTCTGCCCAGGAAAGCAGACGCAAGAAGAAGGAGTACATGGATGCTCTGGAGAAGAA GGTGGAGACATGCTCCAACGAGAACAGCGAGCTGCGTCGCAAAGTGGAGACTCTTGAGTGCACCAACAA gtctctgctgcagcagctgcacTCCCTCCAGGCTGTGGTGGCCGGGAAGGTCCCCCGCTCCTGCAGGGTGACGGGCACACAGACGTCCACCTGCCTGATG GTACTGGGCCTCTGTTTTGCCGTCTTCCTGGGCAGCTTCTACCAGGGCCTGGGTCCCTGCTCCTCCATTACCAGCACGGGCCTGTCCAGAGACCTCAGCATACAGGAGTCCTACACAGCCACAG TGAAATCCAGAAACCTGCTGGGCTATGAGGAGCACAGCGCCCTGGACGAGGCCCCCTCCGGGCTAGCAGGGGATTACCCCGAGCACTgggacagacagatggatatTATGGCGAGCTGGCGGGCCCAGCAGAagcaacagcagcaggtggaggaggcAGAGAGGCACAGAGCGGAGCTCCGCCCCCTGGAGCCATTCGTCCACACCAATGACACACATGGCCAGGAGCCAATCCTCATAGACCTGCACCCGCACAG GTCGCTGGAGCGGCGGGAGAACGGCAGCACCAAAGTCATACAGCTGGAGAGGACAGTGAATGAGACGTCCTGA
- the ssbp1 gene encoding single-stranded DNA-binding protein, mitochondrial, with protein sequence MLRMASAQVFRQLVRHMNTDVSLILERSINRVQILGRVGQDPLMRQVDGRNPVTIFSVATNEMWRSGEGDSTPGGDVSQKTTWHRVSVFKPGLRDVAYQYVKKGSRVLVEGKLDYGEYVDKNSVRRQATTIIADNIIFLSENPRERI encoded by the exons ATGCTTAGAATGGCGTCAGCACAG GTGTTCAGGCAGCTGGTGAGACACATGAACACAGATGTAAGCCTCATTCTTGAGAGAT CCATAAACCGGGTGCAGATCCTGGGCCGTGTTGGCCAGGACCCACTCATGCGACAAGTGGATGGGAGAAACCCAGTCACGATCTTCTCCGTGGCAACCAATGAGATGTGGCGCTCTGGAGAGGGGGATTCTACGCCTGGAG GTGATGTCAGTCAAAAAACCACATGGCATCGTGTGTCAGTCTTCAAACCAGGCTTACGCGACGTGGCCTATCAGTACGTGAAGAAAGG GTCTCGGGTGCTAGTGGAGGGAAAGCTGGACTATGGGGAATATGTGGACAAAAACAGTGTCAGGAGACAGGCAACAACCATCATCGCAG ACAATATTATCTTTTTAAGTGAAAATCCAAGGGAGAGAATATGA